A single genomic interval of Coccidioides posadasii str. Silveira chromosome 1, complete sequence harbors:
- a CDS encoding uncharacterized protein (EggNog:ENOG410PGW9~COG:S~BUSCO:3966at33183) — MASQPRPLHTFNNPPPPYSLPNGSTSGPAPGATALLPNNGRIIQSGSVRILCVADVRGNLKSLNELAKQARADHIIHTGDFGFYDDTSLDRIADKTLKHVAQYSPLLPESIKRSIAQVPPQQSIKHRFTSEQLLLSELPLLLNKQLTLDVPVYTVWGACEDVRVLEKFRSGEYKVDKLHIIDEANSRLLDVGGVKLRLLGLGGAVVMHKLFDNGEGKTTIAGGQGTMWTTLLQMGELVDTANRVYDPAETRIFVTHASPAREGMLNQLSVTLKADFSISAGLHFRYGSSYNEFSVNPSLDHYRGKLAASKASFNDVWDTVRGEVEAAINANDAQKTLLDNALDIVNKMPSVANGGNPFGGPVTASNAGGQVDESAFKNMWNFNLADAAFGYLVLDIEGGRIGTEMRAQGFNFSHRGGKPATAAPAAPISQQTTTVSPMSGGATGPGGASSSAPGQARPPPQFGQMQAQPPRGAGPQYQPPVSQGQPPLPKPTPPKSTASPVPVIPAKEKPGTPQPAVPNAPPSGNGAPAKQTVAEPNGTAQADKPSEPVSKPTPALEKKPINGLFISNVDNEEAIRKLFPDEDRAKILKVEKLGKFNHVVSFPTLEDAKAALERQPLEHKRPSPPGPNRKPNVKMFEDRSSRRDGQGNAGTWQASNRGSAAGGQRSGYQSGSATSDGEGGRGRGGFGGRGRGRGSDRGGRGGRGGRTGGFGKGPSGVGESNPPTPASGATPTPSGGDKPMES; from the exons ATGGCTTCT CAGCCTCGTCCGCTCCACACCTTCAACAACCCACCACCACCTTACAGCCTTCCAAACGGTTCTACAAGCGGCCCAGCCCCAGGGGCTACTGCATTGCTTCCAAACAACGGCAGAATTATCCAGTCAGGTTCTGTCCGTATTTTATGCGTTGCAGACGTTAGAG GCAACCTAAAATCCTTGAACGAATTAGCCAAACAAGCCCGTGCAGATCACATCATCCACACAGGTGATTTTGGCTTTTATGATGACACTTCTCTCGACCGGATTGCCGACAA GACTTTGAAACATGTCGCCCAGTACTCGCCTCTTCTCCCAGAATCCATCAAACGCAGTATTGCTCAAGTCCCTCCGCAGCAATCCATTAAACACCGGTTCACCTCAGAGCAGCTCCTGCTTTCAGAACTCCCTCTTCTCCTAAACAAGCAGCTTACACTTGACGTCCCTGTATACACCGTTTGGGGTGCCTGCGAAGATGTCCGCGTTTTGGAAAAGTTCCGTTCGGGGGAATACAAAGTGGACAAGTTGCATATTATCGATGAAGCAAACTCCAGGTTGCTAGACGTCGGGGGCGTAAAGCTCCGCCTGCTCGGTCTTGGAGGTGCTGTGGTCATGCACAAGCTGTTTGATAATGGAGAGGGAAAGACCACCATCGCAGGTGGACAAGGAACAATGTGGACGACGCTTTTGCAGATGGGCGAGCTAGTCGATACAGCGAACCGCGTTTATGATCCGGCCGAAACCCGTATTTTTGTGACGCACGCCTCACCAGCTCGTGAAGGCATGCTTAATCAGCTTTCGGTTACCTTGAAGGCAGATTTTTCGATCTCTGCCGGCCTCCATTTCCGATACGGCAGTTCCTACAACGAATTTAGTGTTAATCCATCGCTCGACCACTACCGTGGAAAACTAGCGGCATCCAAAGCTTCCTTCAACGATGTATGGGATACAGTGCGCGGAGAGGTTGAAGCCGCCATCAACGCAAATGATGCCCAAAAGACCCTGCTCGACAATGCACTAGACATTGTTAACAAAATGCCAAGTGTTGCCAACGGTGGTAACCCCTTCGGAGGCCCAGTCACAGCCTCCAATGCGGGTGGTCAGGTTGATGAGAGCGCATTCAAAAACATGTGGAACTTTAACCTCGCAGACGCTGCCTTTGGTTACTTAGTTCTAGATATCGAAGGCGGAAGAATTGGAACGGAAATGCGTGCCCAGGGTTTCAACTTCTCACATCGGGGTGGGAAACCGGCCACGGCAGCTCCTGCGGCTCCGATCTCACAACAAACTACCACTGTTTCCCCAATGAGCGGTGGGGCAACTGGTCCTGGAGGCGCTTCTAGTTCTGCCCCCGGCCAAGCGAGACCACCACCGCAGTTTGGTCAAATGCAAGCCCAGCCGCCTCGTGGCGCGGGGCCTCAGTATCAACCGCCCGTTTCTCAAGGGCAACCACCATTGCCTAAGCCCACTCCCCCCAAATCTACGGCCTCCCCTGTGCCTGTAATCCCAGCTAAAGAAAAACCCGGCACTCCTCAACCAGCTGTTCCCAATGCTCCCCCATCCGGAAACGGCGCACCTGCAAAACAGACCGTTGCCGAGCCAAATGGCACAGCCCAAGCGGACAAGCCCTCAGAGCCCGTGTCGAAGCCAACTCCGGCTCTAGAAAAGAAACCAATTAATGGGCTTTTCATCTCCAATGTTGACAATGAGGAAGCCATCCGTAAATTGTTCCCTGATGAAGATCGAGCCAAAATCTTAAAAGTCGAAAAGCTAGGTAAATTCAACCATGTTGTTTCGTTCCCTACTCTAGAAGACGCCAAGGCAGCTTTAGAGAGGCAGCCACTTGAGCACAAGAGGCCTAGCCCTCCTGGACCAAACCGCAAACCCAACGTCAAGATGTTCGAGGATAGGAGCAGTCGCCGTGATGGCCAAGGCAACGCTGGAACCTGGCAAGCAAGCAATCGCGGTAGTGCAGCAGGCGGTCAGCGTAGTGGATACCAGAGTGGAAGCGCCACTAGCGACGGTGAGGGTGGTCGAGGCCGCGGAGGATTCGGTGGACGCGGACGTGGACGTGGAAGTGATCGAGGCGGACGTGGCGGGCGGGGAGGCAGAACTGGAGGATTTGGTAAAGGACCATCAGGAGTCGGGGAGTCGAACCCGCCGACCCCGGCATCAGGCGCGACACCGACACCTTCAGGTGGTGATAAACCAATGGAGTCATGA